In Terriglobia bacterium, a single genomic region encodes these proteins:
- a CDS encoding ABC transporter permease, whose protein sequence is MGTLIQDLRYGLRMLARNPGFTAVAVLTLALGIGANTAIFSLIDAVMLKSLPVRDPSRIVLFNWTAHKHWNGSIETSSFGDCSFQETENPSGCTFPYPYFELIRSNNNLFSGAAAFAGPAAVVLSGNGPARLAEGELVSGDYFTTLGVAAALGRTLGPEDDLLSASPAVVLSYGFWQSAFGGDRSVIGRTIELNRIPFVIVGVTAPGFNSLSPGKAQDFFVSLSVLPLNIDWAKNSRTLRNWWLVIVARLRTGMTLENAQAAASLAFRNEMVNGEKPLSKPSDDPRVVLVPVQQGLTGDRGEFSTALYVLMAAAGMVLLIACANVAGLLVSRSAARQKEIAVRLSLGAPRLRILRQLLTESVLVSFAGGALGVLFAYWGVHAITSLIMAGSKDPFPFAVEPDWRLLAFALVVSVSAGILSGFAPALRSTKLDLTPGLKENISTRPEGARRFRLGNLLVAVQAALSIIALIGAGLLVRTLQNLRNVNPGFDTRNILLFGIDPTLAKYTDSQIQNLYRELRERFAALPGVISTSYSSDALLSGGLWTETVRVEDQPKGMETEVDMLAAGPDFFKTMRIPLLEGQMFASEDFSLPVRASEPSESSQKAGSASTPSPVAKPSAAPNPPIHVLVNARFVHEFFPKMNPLGKQLTEGGSSGASGDDVAVGKPRSKRWQIVGVVGDAKYNSVHREIHPMVYVPLMGGGAYFELRAASDPAALVPAVREVVRRVDSNLPIFGVKTQTESIERLLSKPRVIAQLSTFFAGLALVLACIGLYGLLSYEITRRTREIGIRMALGAEKSDVLRMVVGQGLKLALIGVAIGIAGALALTRFLSSLLYGVKPTDPLTFVAVSLILIIVALLACYIPARRAAKVDPMVALRYE, encoded by the coding sequence ATGGGCACTCTAATCCAGGATTTAAGGTACGGCCTGCGAATGCTGGCGAGAAACCCCGGCTTCACGGCTGTTGCCGTCCTCACGCTCGCGCTGGGCATCGGGGCGAATACGGCGATCTTCAGCCTGATCGATGCTGTGATGCTGAAATCTCTGCCAGTGCGCGACCCTTCACGCATCGTGCTATTCAATTGGACGGCGCACAAGCATTGGAATGGAAGCATTGAAACCAGTTCGTTCGGTGATTGCTCGTTCCAGGAGACGGAGAACCCTTCCGGGTGCACGTTTCCTTATCCCTATTTCGAGCTGATCAGATCGAATAACAATTTATTTTCCGGCGCTGCCGCCTTTGCCGGCCCGGCGGCGGTTGTCCTCAGCGGCAACGGTCCCGCTCGCCTGGCTGAAGGGGAACTGGTCTCCGGCGACTACTTCACGACTTTGGGAGTGGCCGCGGCGCTCGGCCGCACGCTGGGCCCGGAAGACGACCTGCTTTCTGCTTCTCCCGCGGTCGTTCTCAGTTACGGCTTCTGGCAGAGCGCATTTGGCGGCGACCGCTCCGTGATCGGCCGCACCATCGAACTGAATCGAATCCCCTTCGTCATCGTCGGTGTCACGGCGCCCGGCTTCAACAGTCTCTCGCCTGGCAAGGCTCAGGATTTTTTTGTGTCGCTTTCCGTTCTTCCTCTCAACATCGATTGGGCAAAGAATTCCCGGACGCTGCGCAACTGGTGGCTGGTGATCGTAGCACGCCTCAGGACCGGCATGACGCTGGAAAATGCCCAGGCGGCTGCCAGTCTGGCATTTCGCAATGAAATGGTGAACGGCGAAAAGCCGCTTTCCAAGCCGTCCGACGACCCGAGGGTTGTTCTCGTCCCCGTTCAGCAGGGGCTAACGGGAGACCGTGGTGAATTTTCGACCGCACTCTACGTCTTGATGGCGGCGGCCGGTATGGTTCTCCTCATTGCCTGCGCGAACGTCGCGGGCCTCTTGGTTTCACGAAGTGCGGCCCGGCAGAAAGAGATCGCCGTTCGCCTCTCGCTTGGCGCTCCCCGGCTCAGGATCCTGCGCCAGTTGCTCACTGAAAGCGTGTTGGTCTCCTTCGCCGGTGGCGCTCTCGGAGTGCTCTTTGCTTACTGGGGAGTGCACGCGATCACATCGCTGATTATGGCAGGCTCGAAAGACCCGTTTCCGTTTGCGGTGGAACCCGATTGGCGGCTGCTTGCATTCGCTCTCGTGGTTTCCGTTTCGGCCGGCATTCTTTCCGGCTTCGCCCCGGCTTTGCGAAGCACGAAGCTGGATTTGACGCCGGGGCTCAAGGAAAATATCTCAACCCGTCCGGAAGGCGCCCGGCGGTTCCGCCTTGGGAACCTGCTTGTTGCGGTGCAGGCTGCTCTCTCGATAATCGCTCTGATTGGCGCGGGCCTGCTGGTGCGGACGCTGCAAAACCTCCGCAACGTCAATCCCGGCTTTGACACCCGCAACATTCTGCTTTTCGGAATTGACCCAACGCTTGCAAAGTACACGGATTCGCAGATTCAAAATCTTTACCGTGAACTGAGGGAGAGGTTCGCTGCGCTGCCGGGCGTGATCTCCACCAGCTATTCCTCCGACGCTTTGCTGAGCGGCGGCCTCTGGACAGAGACCGTGCGCGTTGAAGATCAGCCGAAGGGGATGGAAACCGAAGTGGATATGCTCGCTGCCGGTCCGGACTTTTTCAAAACGATGCGCATTCCGTTGCTCGAGGGGCAAATGTTTGCATCGGAGGATTTTTCCCTTCCAGTACGAGCATCTGAGCCTTCGGAATCTTCGCAAAAGGCAGGATCGGCGTCCACTCCTTCTCCGGTGGCAAAACCATCCGCGGCCCCGAACCCGCCAATCCACGTTCTTGTCAACGCCAGGTTCGTACACGAATTTTTTCCAAAAATGAACCCCTTGGGTAAACAGCTCACCGAGGGGGGAAGCTCGGGAGCGAGCGGCGACGACGTAGCAGTTGGCAAACCGAGGTCGAAGAGATGGCAGATCGTCGGAGTGGTTGGTGATGCGAAGTACAACTCCGTGCACCGGGAGATTCACCCGATGGTCTATGTTCCTCTGATGGGCGGCGGAGCCTATTTCGAATTGCGCGCGGCGTCAGATCCTGCCGCACTTGTCCCGGCAGTTCGTGAGGTTGTGAGGCGCGTGGACAGCAATCTTCCGATTTTCGGAGTCAAGACCCAGACGGAAAGCATCGAGCGTCTTTTGTCGAAACCACGGGTGATCGCCCAGCTTTCAACGTTCTTTGCCGGTTTGGCCCTCGTGCTTGCCTGCATCGGGCTTTATGGTCTCCTTTCGTATGAAATTACGCGCCGGACTCGGGAAATTGGCATTCGGATGGCGTTGGGAGCGGAGAAGAGTGACGTTCTCAGGATGGTCGTCGGGCAAGGGCTGAAGCTGGCGCTGATCGGTGTCGCGATTGGCATTGCCGGCGCGCTTGCACTGACGCGCTTTCTATCGAGCCTGCTCTATGGTGTCAAGCCAACCGATCCGCTCACCTTCGTTGCCGTTTCGCTCATCCTGATTATTGTGGCGCTGCTGGCGTGCTACATCCCCGCGCGCCGCGCGGCAAAGGTCGATCCCATGGTGGCGCTCCGCTATGAGTAG
- a CDS encoding ABC transporter permease, with amino-acid sequence MQDLKYGLRQLGRSPGFTAIAVLTLALGIGANTAIFSVVNSVLLRPLAYSQPERLYLIQVIWPQMSKFYPLMPANVRGFEIWQKQCHSFEGIAIARAASADMTGAGEPAEVHGVRASANLFGVLGIRPELGRDFLPQEDEPGRGRVVILTHPFWRAHFDSNPAVVGHTITLDGAPYVVAGVLPASFHFPAQLGRLTVFGRELDFFEPLNGPQEDEEALVGEFDFAAIGRLKPGVSAGQAVAELNVVQSQIARQAKDTGVSLKAAIFPLESEVTSPARQGLLLLLAAVGAVLLIVCVNLANMSLARVPGRMRESAIRSALGANRWQIFRRMLAESLLLGAAGGAAGIVLGGFGARWLVRSAPPGLPRLNEVHMDARVFAFAAILAVLTAVLFGTLPAWRAARSNPLEALKSGTAAAGEGRGARRLRETLIGFEVGMTTALLIVAGLLASSLFHLLRVNTGFATESVLTAKVNLPPQRYSKPADRLEFYNSLLTRLRSLPGARSAGWVGELPLGGETHVTGIDVPPGSASPPPANFRIASPDYFAAMGIPLVRGRVFNESDRGRNEVVVSESVARRFWPGQDPIGRTCLTFWGPKKEEQVVGVVGDVRTAKLDEAPVMMVYVPDWFAGMGHIPESAGIVVRTSGEALDLAAEVRQAVHLTDAEAPVIDVRPMSSIVSESVAPRRFQMLLAVLFACFALFLASLGIYGVIAYSVEQRRRELGIRAALGAQFPDLWRMVLRQGMTPALAGLAAGLGAAALGGQVIKGLLFGVSAADPATLAIVAIVVVLVALAACYIPARRVAKVDPMVALRYE; translated from the coding sequence ATGCAAGATCTAAAATACGGCCTGCGCCAACTGGGAAGAAGCCCAGGCTTCACGGCCATTGCTGTGCTGACGCTGGCGCTCGGCATTGGCGCGAACACGGCGATCTTTTCGGTGGTGAACAGCGTATTGCTGCGGCCTCTGGCTTACAGTCAGCCCGAGCGGCTTTATCTGATCCAGGTGATCTGGCCTCAGATGTCCAAATTTTATCCGCTGATGCCGGCCAACGTGCGCGGCTTTGAGATCTGGCAGAAGCAGTGCCATTCGTTCGAAGGGATCGCCATTGCGCGGGCCGCCAGCGCTGACATGACGGGAGCAGGCGAGCCTGCGGAGGTCCACGGAGTGCGCGCCTCGGCGAACCTCTTCGGCGTGCTGGGAATCCGGCCGGAGCTTGGCCGCGATTTTCTTCCCCAGGAGGATGAACCCGGCCGGGGCCGCGTCGTGATTCTGACGCATCCCTTCTGGCGCGCGCACTTTGATTCCAATCCGGCCGTGGTTGGCCACACCATCACGCTTGACGGGGCGCCTTACGTGGTGGCGGGCGTTCTGCCTGCCTCCTTCCATTTCCCCGCGCAACTGGGACGGCTCACCGTCTTCGGCCGGGAGCTGGACTTCTTCGAGCCGCTCAACGGACCGCAGGAAGACGAAGAGGCCCTGGTCGGTGAATTCGATTTCGCCGCCATCGGACGGCTGAAGCCCGGCGTGAGCGCGGGCCAGGCGGTGGCGGAACTGAACGTGGTGCAGTCGCAGATTGCCCGCCAGGCGAAGGACACGGGCGTCAGCCTCAAGGCCGCGATTTTCCCGCTGGAAAGCGAAGTGACGAGTCCAGCGCGGCAGGGGTTGCTTCTGCTGCTTGCGGCGGTGGGCGCTGTGCTGCTGATCGTGTGCGTCAACCTGGCGAACATGTCGCTGGCGCGTGTTCCGGGCCGCATGCGCGAGTCGGCCATCCGCTCGGCGCTGGGCGCCAACCGCTGGCAGATTTTCCGCCGCATGCTTGCAGAGAGCCTGCTGCTGGGCGCGGCGGGCGGGGCCGCAGGCATCGTGCTGGGCGGCTTTGGCGCCCGCTGGCTGGTTCGGTCCGCTCCGCCGGGATTGCCGCGCCTGAATGAGGTGCACATGGACGCCCGGGTCTTCGCCTTCGCGGCCATCCTTGCCGTGCTGACCGCGGTGCTTTTTGGAACTCTGCCGGCCTGGCGCGCGGCCAGGAGCAACCCGCTGGAAGCCTTGAAATCCGGCACTGCGGCCGCGGGCGAGGGCCGGGGAGCGCGCCGGCTGCGCGAGACGCTGATTGGCTTCGAAGTTGGCATGACCACCGCGCTCCTCATCGTTGCGGGCCTCCTGGCGTCGAGTCTGTTTCATCTGCTTCGAGTCAACACGGGCTTCGCAACCGAAAGTGTGCTGACCGCCAAGGTTAATCTGCCGCCGCAACGATATTCAAAGCCCGCCGACCGCCTCGAATTCTACAACTCCCTGCTCACTCGCCTTCGCTCTCTGCCCGGAGCGCGGTCTGCCGGGTGGGTGGGCGAGCTGCCGCTGGGGGGCGAAACACACGTCACCGGAATTGACGTGCCGCCCGGCAGCGCCTCTCCCCCGCCGGCGAATTTCCGTATTGCCAGCCCGGATTACTTTGCCGCCATGGGCATCCCGCTGGTTCGCGGGCGAGTGTTTAATGAGAGCGACCGCGGCCGGAACGAAGTCGTGGTTTCTGAGAGCGTGGCCAGACGCTTCTGGCCCGGCCAGGACCCCATTGGGCGCACCTGCCTCACCTTCTGGGGGCCGAAAAAAGAAGAACAGGTCGTCGGCGTGGTCGGCGACGTGCGCACGGCAAAACTGGATGAGGCGCCCGTGATGATGGTTTACGTCCCCGACTGGTTCGCGGGCATGGGCCACATCCCCGAATCGGCAGGTATTGTTGTTCGCACGTCAGGCGAAGCGTTGGACCTGGCGGCGGAGGTGCGCCAGGCCGTTCACCTCACAGACGCCGAGGCGCCCGTCATCGACGTTCGCCCGATGTCCAGCATCGTTTCGGAATCCGTCGCGCCGCGCCGGTTTCAGATGCTGCTGGCGGTGTTGTTTGCATGTTTCGCTCTGTTCCTGGCCTCGCTGGGCATCTACGGCGTGATTGCATATTCAGTGGAGCAGCGGCGCAGGGAGCTGGGAATCCGGGCCGCCCTCGGCGCGCAGTTTCCCGATCTGTGGCGCATGGTGCTGCGCCAGGGCATGACACCGGCGCTTGCCGGACTAGCGGCGGGGCTTGGCGCGGCAGCGCTCGGCGGCCAGGTGATCAAGGGCCTGCTGTTCGGCGTCAGCGCCGCAGACCCGGCAACGCTGGCCATCGTGGCCATCGTGGTGGTCCTGGTGGCGCTGGCGGCGTGCTACATTCCCGCCCGGCGCGTCGCGAAAGTTGACCCGATGGTGGCATTACGCTATGAGTAG
- a CDS encoding response regulator — protein MSQEKAFAILVSDGSACLEELGRKLENHGLETVTVESRTEFAGLLLESHPELILTSTTFPEGTWSEVVDMARKSSVPVNVIVVGQRVDIELYVRAIEYGAFDFMLPPFETDQLSHVLRVAMADVRRAREAHALEEVA, from the coding sequence GTGTCGCAAGAAAAAGCGTTCGCAATACTCGTCTCCGACGGGAGCGCCTGCCTTGAGGAGTTGGGCCGGAAATTGGAAAATCACGGGCTGGAAACAGTGACGGTCGAGAGCCGCACAGAATTCGCGGGATTGCTGCTGGAAAGCCATCCGGAGCTGATTCTTACCTCCACGACATTCCCGGAAGGGACGTGGAGCGAAGTCGTAGACATGGCCCGGAAAAGCTCCGTGCCTGTGAATGTGATTGTGGTGGGGCAACGGGTTGACATCGAGCTCTACGTGCGGGCCATCGAGTATGGCGCGTTTGACTTCATGCTCCCTCCCTTTGAAACGGACCAGCTCTCGCACGTGCTGCGGGTAGCGATGGCAGATGTCCGCCGCGCCAGAGAAGCCCATGCGCTCGAAGAGGTGGCCTGA
- a CDS encoding response regulator transcription factor — MNTTRILLADDHPMVRRGVRSLLETRNGWEVCGDASTGFEALEKVKRLKPDIVVMDISMPGMTGFEAVRQVHDFDPQIGILMLTMHDSKDIFCAAIEAGAHAYVLKSDLDEKLMEAVQALCENRAFFTPNISTSSAAAPVIDGEAAAAGGDANQEILTPRQLDVLKLLAMGKSNKEVATALNISTRTAETHRYQIMNRLRVRSLSELVMYAIKHHVVEV; from the coding sequence ATGAACACCACTCGAATTCTCCTGGCGGACGATCATCCGATGGTCCGCCGCGGCGTGCGCTCATTGCTGGAAACCCGCAATGGCTGGGAGGTGTGCGGTGACGCCTCGACGGGCTTTGAAGCCCTCGAAAAGGTGAAACGGCTAAAGCCGGACATCGTGGTCATGGACATTTCAATGCCGGGCATGACGGGCTTTGAAGCCGTCCGGCAAGTACACGATTTTGATCCCCAGATCGGCATCCTGATGCTCACCATGCACGATTCCAAAGATATTTTTTGCGCGGCCATCGAGGCGGGCGCGCATGCCTACGTCCTGAAATCCGATCTGGACGAGAAGCTGATGGAAGCTGTGCAGGCGTTGTGCGAGAACCGCGCTTTCTTTACCCCGAACATTTCCACATCGTCCGCCGCGGCCCCCGTCATCGACGGCGAGGCTGCGGCTGCGGGCGGCGATGCAAATCAGGAGATACTGACGCCGCGCCAGTTGGACGTCTTAAAATTGCTGGCCATGGGGAAGAGCAACAAGGAAGTTGCAACGGCCCTGAACATCAGCACTCGGACGGCCGAGACCCATCGCTACCAGATTATGAATCGGCTGAGGGTCCGCTCCTTGAGCGAACTTGTGATGTATGCGATAAAGCACCACGTCGTGGAAGTCTGA
- a CDS encoding chemotaxis protein CheB, protein MITRRQPRKRKLKPAPKRGVDVPATDKVPLIVGVGASAGGLQAFTELLKHLPGDPGMALVLVQHLAPRHASALTELLGHTAKMPVTEVTGRTRIESNHVYVIPPDSDMEVRRGELHLVPRAGTQPHRPIDHFLDSLVEDRGPKAVGVILSGTASDGTLGLKTIKAGGGTTFAQDPEQAEHAEMPRNAIAAGYVDFVLPIESIARELLRIARHPYLRQEPREEAGDEALPAGENERRKIYRTLRGATGVDFTHYKSSTIWRRIRRRMMLLKLDSLEAYTSYLQKHRDEVDALFQDMLIHVTGFFRDPEVFEALKREVFPNLVKDRPAGTPVRAWISGCSTGEEAYSVAIVLLEFLSEVSANQEVQIFATDVNEAALEKARQGEYLESIATDVSPERLRRFFMKTPHGYRINKSVRDLCIFARHDIGKDPPFSRLDLITCRNLLIYLGPVLQKRILPIFHYALKSTGFLLLGSSETIGTFAEYFSLVDKKHKLYRARPGARSHIMDLAGRAAADPGTPRREIEPELNDNFNLQKEANRILLNRFSPPGVIIDDDFKVVHFQGRTGRYLEPAPGNASLNLARMAREGLHVDLRAAVQEATRSHHPVRKRGVLMKQNAHTVAVDIEVIPIKGPAASDGYCLVLFQDATVAVPAAEPGKAAKGHKGRNIPSKTASREISHLKEELGQTRNTLQSTIEELEATNEELRSANEEGLSSNEELQSTNEELETAKEELQSANEELTTLNEELQNRNHALNIANNDLSNLLASVDIPILMLGNGLRIRRFTPSVQKLMNIVNADIGRPVSDVKLKFELSAFEKLIAEAVDNTAVKTLDVETFDGNWYSMRIRPYKTTENKIDGAVISWLEMTGMKHALDTSLERYKFIFERNLAGVFYAQDGHLLDCNEAFARMLGNASREETLQARNLNANITQKEQAEFHDRLVKEKNLNNELVAIKRKDGSDAWIVASATLTEDGGTAGLAVDITKQVQMEKQLGKLTRYLMNESDDRRRELARELHDQLGSSLGALLASVAAVGRKPQLDKETRGSLSQFQKQLQNCIKEVQTVSYLQHPLVLEQMGLAAAVRWYAEDFSRRAKIRTEVSISDSLGRMNEKIEIALYRIIQECLTNVRRHSGSGSARITIEARNGRVTAEIRDFGKGFAGSKESMGIIGMRERMKEVGGNLEVETGKDGTTVRATLDLEGAGN, encoded by the coding sequence ATGATCACCAGGCGCCAGCCACGAAAAAGAAAGCTGAAACCCGCGCCCAAGCGAGGTGTTGACGTCCCAGCCACCGACAAAGTTCCCCTGATTGTGGGCGTCGGAGCCTCGGCGGGCGGTTTGCAGGCCTTCACTGAGCTTCTGAAGCACTTGCCTGGTGATCCTGGAATGGCGCTGGTGCTGGTACAGCATCTGGCTCCCAGGCATGCCAGCGCGCTGACCGAGTTGTTGGGCCACACCGCGAAGATGCCAGTGACCGAGGTGACAGGCCGCACGCGCATCGAAAGCAATCATGTTTATGTGATTCCGCCAGACAGCGATATGGAAGTGCGCCGCGGGGAGTTGCACCTGGTCCCCCGCGCCGGGACGCAGCCTCACAGGCCCATCGATCATTTCCTGGATTCCCTGGTTGAGGACCGCGGCCCCAAGGCGGTTGGGGTGATTTTGTCAGGGACCGCCTCCGACGGCACGCTGGGGCTGAAGACCATCAAGGCAGGCGGAGGCACCACCTTCGCGCAAGACCCTGAGCAGGCCGAGCATGCGGAGATGCCGCGCAATGCCATCGCCGCGGGATATGTGGATTTCGTTCTGCCCATCGAATCCATCGCCAGAGAGCTGCTGCGGATCGCCCGGCATCCGTATTTGCGCCAGGAGCCGCGGGAAGAAGCCGGGGACGAAGCATTGCCCGCGGGCGAGAACGAACGCCGCAAGATCTATCGGACGCTGCGCGGAGCGACGGGCGTGGATTTTACGCACTACAAGTCGAGCACGATCTGGCGGCGCATCCGGCGGCGCATGATGCTGCTGAAGCTGGACTCGCTGGAGGCTTACACATCGTATTTGCAGAAGCACCGCGACGAAGTGGACGCGCTGTTTCAGGACATGTTGATCCACGTGACGGGCTTTTTCCGGGACCCTGAAGTTTTCGAAGCGCTGAAACGCGAGGTCTTTCCAAATCTGGTGAAAGACCGGCCCGCCGGGACGCCGGTCCGAGCGTGGATTTCGGGCTGTTCAACGGGCGAGGAAGCCTACTCGGTAGCCATTGTCCTGCTGGAGTTCCTCTCTGAGGTTTCCGCCAATCAGGAAGTGCAGATTTTTGCGACGGACGTGAACGAAGCCGCGCTGGAGAAGGCCCGCCAGGGAGAATACCTCGAAAGCATCGCAACCGATGTTTCGCCGGAGCGCTTGAGGCGTTTCTTTATGAAAACGCCGCACGGCTATCGGATCAATAAAAGCGTTCGGGACCTGTGTATTTTCGCGCGGCACGACATCGGCAAAGACCCTCCCTTTTCACGGCTCGACCTGATCACCTGCCGCAATTTGCTGATCTATCTGGGACCCGTCCTGCAAAAACGGATACTTCCCATTTTCCATTACGCGCTGAAGTCCACCGGATTTCTATTGCTGGGCAGTTCCGAGACGATCGGAACATTTGCGGAATATTTTTCGCTGGTTGACAAGAAGCACAAGCTCTACAGGGCCAGGCCGGGCGCGAGGTCCCACATCATGGACCTTGCTGGACGGGCTGCTGCGGATCCGGGGACGCCCCGAAGGGAGATTGAGCCTGAGCTGAACGACAACTTTAATTTGCAGAAAGAGGCAAACCGGATCCTTCTGAATCGTTTCAGTCCGCCGGGCGTCATCATCGATGACGATTTCAAGGTGGTCCACTTCCAGGGAAGGACCGGGCGCTATCTCGAGCCCGCCCCGGGGAATGCAAGTTTGAACCTGGCGAGAATGGCGCGGGAGGGCCTGCACGTGGACCTGCGGGCGGCTGTGCAGGAGGCCACGAGGAGCCACCATCCCGTCAGGAAGCGGGGCGTACTGATGAAACAGAACGCCCATACGGTTGCAGTGGACATCGAGGTCATTCCGATCAAGGGCCCGGCGGCTTCTGACGGCTATTGCCTGGTGTTATTCCAGGACGCAACAGTGGCCGTCCCGGCGGCAGAACCAGGCAAAGCCGCCAAAGGTCATAAAGGCCGGAATATTCCTTCCAAAACGGCGAGCAGGGAAATCAGCCATCTGAAGGAGGAACTGGGCCAGACCCGGAATACCCTGCAATCCACCATCGAGGAACTGGAAGCGACCAATGAGGAACTGCGGTCCGCGAACGAAGAGGGCCTGTCATCGAACGAGGAGCTGCAGAGCACCAACGAAGAACTGGAAACCGCCAAGGAAGAGCTGCAGTCCGCCAACGAAGAATTGACGACCCTGAACGAGGAGCTGCAAAACCGCAACCACGCATTGAATATCGCCAACAACGACCTGTCTAATCTGCTGGCCAGCGTCGACATACCCATTCTCATGCTGGGAAACGGCCTGAGAATCCGGCGATTTACCCCCAGCGTTCAAAAGCTGATGAATATTGTGAACGCCGACATCGGGCGCCCCGTGAGCGACGTCAAGCTGAAGTTTGAGCTCTCCGCGTTCGAGAAGCTGATCGCCGAGGCGGTTGACAATACTGCTGTCAAGACGCTGGACGTTGAGACGTTTGACGGCAACTGGTATTCCATGCGCATCCGCCCGTACAAGACGACGGAAAACAAGATTGATGGAGCGGTCATCAGTTGGCTTGAAATGACCGGAATGAAACACGCGCTCGATACGTCCCTCGAGCGCTACAAGTTCATTTTTGAAAGGAACCTGGCTGGAGTTTTCTATGCTCAGGACGGCCATCTGCTGGATTGCAATGAGGCCTTTGCGCGGATGCTCGGCAATGCTTCGCGCGAAGAAACCTTGCAGGCCAGGAACTTGAATGCCAACATCACTCAAAAGGAGCAAGCGGAGTTTCACGACCGCCTGGTGAAAGAAAAGAACCTGAACAATGAGCTGGTCGCCATCAAGCGGAAGGATGGGAGCGACGCGTGGATTGTCGCCAGCGCCACTCTGACGGAAGACGGCGGAACGGCAGGGCTGGCCGTTGACATTACAAAACAGGTCCAAATGGAAAAGCAACTTGGCAAACTCACGCGGTACCTGATGAACGAATCCGATGACCGGCGGAGGGAACTGGCGCGTGAACTGCACGACCAGTTGGGATCATCGCTCGGAGCGTTGCTGGCCTCGGTGGCCGCCGTTGGGCGCAAACCGCAACTCGATAAAGAGACGCGGGGCAGCCTGTCGCAGTTCCAAAAGCAACTGCAGAATTGCATCAAGGAAGTGCAGACCGTCTCCTATCTGCAGCACCCTCTGGTCCTGGAACAGATGGGACTTGCCGCGGCGGTCCGCTGGTACGCCGAAGATTTCTCCAGGCGAGCAAAAATACGAACAGAAGTGTCGATCTCAGATTCCCTGGGCCGGATGAACGAAAAAATTGAGATTGCCTTATATCGCATCATCCAGGAATGCCTTACCAATGTTCGGCGGCATTCAGGGTCCGGCAGCGCGCGAATCACCATCGAGGCCAGAAATGGGCGCGTGACCGCCGAAATCCGGGATTTCGGAAAAGGCTTTGCGGGGAGCAAAGAGAGTATGGGCATCATAGGAATGCGCGAGCGAATGAAGGAAGTTGGTGGTAATCTGGAAGTTGAAACAGGCAAAGATGGCACGACAGTCCGCGCAACCCTGGATTTGGAAGGCGCAGGGAATTGA
- a CDS encoding transposase: protein MPRQKHYYGENHLHFLTRNTYRRVRLFDSEKFRQRWVETLGELRSELGFKIVGYVLMPEHFHLLLWPSADASPSRILHKLEGRTALFVLKNLKENPQRPWCRKMLDQVRLPATVHHHAHFRVWQRGGYDLNVWSAKKIGEKLDYMHNNPVTRRLVSEPGDWPWSSWRFYFLNDTSLLPMDPVV, encoded by the coding sequence ATGCCTCGGCAGAAGCACTACTACGGCGAGAACCATCTTCACTTTCTAACCCGGAATACCTATCGCCGGGTGCGGCTGTTTGACTCAGAAAAATTCCGGCAGCGTTGGGTGGAAACGCTGGGCGAACTGCGGAGCGAACTGGGATTCAAGATCGTCGGCTACGTCCTGATGCCGGAACATTTTCATCTGCTGCTGTGGCCCTCGGCGGACGCGAGTCCATCCCGGATCCTGCACAAGCTTGAAGGCCGGACGGCGCTGTTTGTCCTGAAGAATCTGAAGGAGAACCCACAGCGCCCGTGGTGCCGGAAGATGCTCGACCAGGTGAGGCTCCCTGCAACCGTTCATCATCACGCGCATTTCCGGGTCTGGCAGCGGGGCGGCTATGACTTGAACGTCTGGAGCGCAAAGAAAATCGGCGAGAAATTGGATTACATGCACAACAATCCCGTGACGCGAAGGCTGGTGAGCGAGCCGGGCGACTGGCCGTGGTCAAGCTGGAGATTTTATTTTCTGAATGATACTTCGCTGTTGCCCATGGACCCTGTGGTGTGA